CCGGATGGCCGCTGGGGAATTTGGCCCCCAGTGAAGAAAGGCTTCCTGACTTTAAACCCTGTGCAGCCTTTTCAATCACCACTAACAAAGACGCCTCTGTTTCAAGACATCCGCTTTTACCGCAGCTGCACAATTTATTGTTATCGAAAATGGGAATATGACTGAACTCTCCGGCAAAACCATCGTGCCCCCGGAACAGTTCACCATTTAAGATCATACCCAATCCAATACCCCATCCAATATTCACCACTACGGCATTCTTCTTTTGGCGGGCAGCGCCGAAATGGAATTCCGCCAGTGCAATCAGACTGGAATCGTTATCTATATATACCGGGAGGTTCAGTTCGTCTGTCAGGTATTCTGTAACCGTTTTATTCCCTGCGTGCAGGAAAGAATAGTTGATGCCATTCTTAAAGTCCACAAACCCTGGCATGCCTATACCTGCGCCCACGATCTTTTTCCTGTCTACGCCTGATTCACGGATCACTTCGCTCATTTTTTCCGCCAGCCGTACAATGGCATCCGGATTATTGTTAAGTGGCAGTTCAAACTCTTTAACGGGCGTAACCGCTTTGTTTTCAATATCCATCAGGGTAATGCGGGTAAACATCTGGTCCATGGATACAGACAAAATATAAATGGCATCGGGCCGCAGGGCATAAATAACAGGACGCCTTCCACCACTGGAAGGGGCATACCCGGACTCTGCAATGGAGCCATCTATTATCAGGTCGTCAATCACCTTCATCACGTGTGGGATACTTTTACCCATGCGCTCACTCAGATCAGTAGATGAAAGCTTACCTGAAAAATAAAATTCTCTTAAGGCCAGTGTCTTATAATAATTTTTATTTACCATATGCACATATCTCTATACTTTGTTTATAAAAAACACATTATGTTCTGGCAAAAAAACAATTAAATCTTCCGAAATGCAAACACGCTCCAAATAATTACAATATTAAATTTTCACTCATCTAATCCAGTTCCATTGATTCATCCCCCGCCTGGTACTGTGCGTAGATCAGCAGAAGCGTAAACATCTCATCTTTTGAATTCATGCTCCCTTCTGAAAACACAAACTTCGGCGGGTTACTCGGGTTTTGCGGATTGTTCTTCGTATTGTCATAAGTCCCTTTCATATAGATAACAGAGTTCCGTGGAACCTTCACCGGCTTTTTGAACCGGTAGAGCTCCTGCCAGCGGAAATCCCATTGCGGTATACTTATCAACCGGATAGTGTCACTGGCCGGCGTAACCACATATGCTTCAAAGGACTTGCCAAGAAAATGCATGTGTGGCCATACGTATAAAAGGGATTGTTCCTCCGGTGTCTTCATCTTCAATGTGAAAGTCCTTTCCTCATTTGCCGGGATCATGAAGATGGGATCAATGTCCCGTTCTCCTACTCCGCCTGATCCCAGGCTGATGATCCGTACCGGTCTTTGTATGGGTGCATCTTTAAAATACAGGTTCACCCCTATTACAGATTCTTCATTGGCCGCAACTGCTGCGTAATGCGTGGTGAAGATCACTACACCTCTTCGCGGAAGCATCCAGCCAAATTCCTTTGGATAGTACTCTGCTGAAGATCCCGGAATCCATCCGGTATAATAGACCATCTTCTTTTTATAGTGATCAAAAGCTATTCTGTTGATACGATCTTCATCTGTGTTGATTACATTGATCCCGGCGTTCAGATCAATAGCTTTATCAGGCACATCATAGAATCCATAATTGATATGATGTATGATCTTCCTGTTGTTGGTCACGAACTCTACTGCTTCGATGCTTTTTTCAGCAGGTAACTCAAAAGGCACTTTAAATTCTATAAATCGCTCCTTGTTATCTCCTTTAACGAGGAAGGCATCTTTTACCTGCAATACCAGGTCCGGTGCCCGTTGTTTATCAACCGCAGTATTTACCGCCTGCTTTTTAGGCGCATTCCCTTTCGGCGCTTTATTGTCTATCCATGCCAGGATCTTTGTTTTCTCGGCTGCCGTTAATCCCCGTTGATTGGCAAAACAGGAATAGGAAGTATCAGCCCGCCATGGCGGCATATAACCTGTGGAAACCACTTCCCTGATAAAATTAAGCCGTTTGGTAAAGTCCTCATACTTCAAAAGCGGGAATGGTCCCGCTTCTCCCGGTCTGTGACAACCTGAGCACTTGCTTTGTAGTATTGGTTCTACATCATGGAAAGTTTGTCCACGAAGACCTACAAACGCGCAGCTGAATAATATCGTGATTAAAACTCTCCGCATAGGGTCATTTATTACTGATAAAGCAACCAACTGCTTTGGTTTCAGAAGGGCTAACTTCTTTATGTTGTAAATAATTATCGATCGCATTACGTAGATAATGCTGATCTGTTTGCCGTTTCTTTTTGCCTAAGCTGATGGCCCAATCATCTATGGCGCCTTTGTACAAAAGAACGGCTTTACTGTCATATAAAAAAACTTCGGGTGTAATGGTGGCATGGGTGTAATGAACAAGTACGCCCTTCTTATCGCGCAAAAGCGGGAATCCGATGGCGTACTTGTTTTTGAATGTGACTATTTCTTGTTCACTGTAATCACCTGCGTTCGGGAGAACGCCTATTATTTGCAGGAGTTCTTTCCTGCTTTTTTGAATTTCGTTCAAAACCAGTGTATAGTTCTGGCTAAGGGGGCAATCCGGGGAAAGGAATACAATGGCCGTCAATTGTTTTTTGACACCTGATAAAGGAAGCGAAGTACCGCCGTTTGTTTTTACTTTAATGTCCTCCTGAGAAGGCTGCTGTGCATGCAACGATAAAAGGGACAGGCAGCAGCAGATAACAAAAAGAGGCTTCATGGAAAACGATTTATTATGGCATTTCATATTTTAGATACAGTGAATTCAGGTTTTCACCTGAATTCACTGTATAAGATAATTAACTATTTTTTATCCCACCAAACTCTTCCGGTAATATCAGTCAGGTCGCCCAGTTCAGGATCAGCCTGCATATCTGTGATGGCCTTCTTCACGTTATCGTAGTTCAGATCAGCAACAGGCGGAACAAATAAGCTCCATCTTCTTGGCATTACCGCTTCAATACCGCCACTTCTTATTCTTTCAGCCTGGAACACCACGCCTGTCTGGCTGGGGAATCCGGTCCTTTTGATCACCGCCCACATTTCATTCGGATTTCTCCAGAAGTTGAAATATTGTTGGATACAGATCTGTTCAATACCTTTTGCAGGATTGTAAACAATATCCGGATGAGTTTTATATGTAGTCAGCTCTCCAGCTGTTACAGCTGTGTAACCTGGTACCTTGGCATCTTTACCCCATTCATCATAGTCAGCCGCAGAAGCATCTATACCTTTGTAATACCAGTCAGCAGCTACTTCGTTTGTAACCCCTCTTGCAGCCAGCTCAGCTCTCATAAAGCAAACATCCGCATAGGTGATCACCGGGTAATTCACAAAACTACCCACACCTCCTACCGCATTATTGAACATTCCCTGATTGATGAAAGACACATAAGCAGTAGAACCAAAAATATAGTTGAAATAGAATTTCTTGTCGTTCTCCAGCACAGCATCAGGACTTGTATAACGGCCGCGGTATTCCTGGTATACTTCACCGGGTGCAATGGTACCATTAGCCTTGTAAGTATCAAAGTCAGCTTTAGTCAATGCAACCTTAGCATAGATCATTCTCATGCGGGGATCTGTTGTTTTATACATAAAATCAACAGCTGCTTTCTGGCCGGAAATACCTGCTGCCAGGTTATAGTTACCACCGTTGGCCACGTTAGGGCCACCTTTGAAGTTCCAGTTGGCCGCCCTGCTGTTGATAGGTCCAACATTGTCTGCCAGTACTTCATCAATAATGGCTTTAGCTGCAGCGGGTTTTCTTTTCAGCATGCGCATAGCAATACGCATCCTCAGGGAATTTGCTGCCATGATCCAGTTAGTAGCTTCAGCAGCTGCATTCGCGCTACGGAACCACAGATCAGATGCACCTAAAAACTTTTCATCCGCATGGGCCGGCAGCTTTAATGCGGCAACACTTGCTTTCAGCTGATTATTCAAGGTATCATACAATGCTTCCTGGGTATCGTAAACAGGCTTGAATACCGGAGGTGTGGTATATCTCGCTTTAAAAGCATCAGAGAAAGCGATGCTTCCCATAATATCCGTTACATTAAAAGCAGCAAGTGCAGCAGGAATATAGGAAATAGCCCTCATATGCTGATACTTTGCAGCATCTGCCGGCGCCATTTTGTCAATGATATTCCTTAATTCTCTCATAGCACCACCAGCCCCTGTTGACTCCCTTGTATACAGGTTTTCGTACCTGTAAGGGTAGTTGGAAGCAGAAATAGGTACTTTAAAACGGGTAATGATAATACCATTACCTCCAATAGGTACCCAGGCGCCGATCCAGTATTCCAGGTTACGGTGAATATCATAGAACGCCTCAAAGTCATTCGCATGTATAGCAATAGGAGCAGTAGGGAAAAACGTTGCAGGATTCATCTCACCTACCTGCACCAGGTCAGGATCTGTATTTACTTCCGCATATCTCTCGCGGCTGCAGGAAGTTGCTAAAAGCGCCAGCAGGCAACCGGCTTGTAATAATTTCTTCCTCATAAAAATATTTTAAATATTCTGATTGTTATTGTTTCTGTTCTTCTCTGTTATGCTGAATACCTGCTTAGAAGTTGGTATTCAGAGAGAATCCAAATTGTCTGAAATAAGGCGTACCACCATTCTCGATAAACGCACCACTGCTGGTAGAACTCAGGTTGTCCGGATTCACTTTGTCAGGAGCGCTGTTATACAGGAAGAAGAGGTTGCGGCCTATCAGGGAAGCCCTGAGGTTATTCAGCTTCAATTTGCCGGCAATACGCTCAGGCAGGTCATAAGTAAGTGTTACCTCACGTACAGATACCCATGAAGATTCGAACATGCTGGCTTGTCTGATACCGAACTGCCATCCATAAGTTTTATCATAAAAATCATATGCGGCGTTAGGTTTGATAAAGTTTTTAGAAAGTGCATCAGCTACGGTCATACCTCCAACATCATGCTGCACACCATCGCCGCTGGCACTGGCCGGTATTACAGTACCTGCTGCAAATACACCTGCCGGCAGAATACCATCATTACGTTCTCCGGGTAACATACCGTTGTAACTGGTGGTACCGTTATACTTTAAACCGCCCAGGTCTGCAGTACGGCCAGCCAGTGTTCTGTTCAGCATACCATACTGGGAACCAAATGCCAGTGTGGAGGAATAAACATCACCACCGAACTTACCATCCAGGAATATGCTAAGGGCAAGTCTTTTATAGTTAAATGTATTACGAAGGCTCCCCAGGAAATCAGGCGTTGCAGAACCAACAACCGGGTCTGTTTCACCACCCACAGTACCATTATAGGTACCAGCTCTTTGGTAGTAAATGGAGCCACCTCCCAACACATTACCGGTTGGATTGAAAACTACTACCGGCATGCCGTTCAATGGGCTGGCCACATTGTTACCGCCATTTTTTGCCTGGTAAGAGGCATAACCATAGTTGGAACGGATAGCACCATACTCGCCACCAGGCTGACCTACAGAATAGATACCATCTCCGCCGTCCAGCAATGCATATTTAGCATTGAATGATAAGCTGATAATAGTGTTCCTGTTGCGGGTATAGTTAGCAATAACATCCCATGAGAAATTTTTCGTTTTAACAGGTGTTCCGTACAACTGGATCTCTATACCCTGATTCCGTACCTTCCCACCATTAACGAGTGCAG
This DNA window, taken from Chitinophaga niabensis, encodes the following:
- a CDS encoding ROK family protein; this encodes MGKSIPHVMKVIDDLIIDGSIAESGYAPSSGGRRPVIYALRPDAIYILSVSMDQMFTRITLMDIENKAVTPVKEFELPLNNNPDAIVRLAEKMSEVIRESGVDRKKIVGAGIGMPGFVDFKNGINYSFLHAGNKTVTEYLTDELNLPVYIDNDSSLIALAEFHFGAARQKKNAVVVNIGWGIGLGMILNGELFRGHDGFAGEFSHIPIFDNNKLCSCGKSGCLETEASLLVVIEKAAQGLKSGSLSSLGAKFPSGHPETDWETIVRAIHKGDRYVIELLSHTGYDIGKAVAILIHLMNPECVVLSGRGTLAGKVWQAPVQQALNEHTIPRLAANTTLAISTLGYHAELIGAVALVMENKVKEYKVNRKKIKVKEFSE
- a CDS encoding SusD/RagB family nutrient-binding outer membrane lipoprotein; the protein is MRKKLLQAGCLLALLATSCSRERYAEVNTDPDLVQVGEMNPATFFPTAPIAIHANDFEAFYDIHRNLEYWIGAWVPIGGNGIIITRFKVPISASNYPYRYENLYTRESTGAGGAMRELRNIIDKMAPADAAKYQHMRAISYIPAALAAFNVTDIMGSIAFSDAFKARYTTPPVFKPVYDTQEALYDTLNNQLKASVAALKLPAHADEKFLGASDLWFRSANAAAEATNWIMAANSLRMRIAMRMLKRKPAAAKAIIDEVLADNVGPINSRAANWNFKGGPNVANGGNYNLAAGISGQKAAVDFMYKTTDPRMRMIYAKVALTKADFDTYKANGTIAPGEVYQEYRGRYTSPDAVLENDKKFYFNYIFGSTAYVSFINQGMFNNAVGGVGSFVNYPVITYADVCFMRAELAARGVTNEVAADWYYKGIDASAADYDEWGKDAKVPGYTAVTAGELTTYKTHPDIVYNPAKGIEQICIQQYFNFWRNPNEMWAVIKRTGFPSQTGVVFQAERIRSGGIEAVMPRRWSLFVPPVADLNYDNVKKAITDMQADPELGDLTDITGRVWWDKK
- a CDS encoding c-type cytochrome, translating into MRRVLITILFSCAFVGLRGQTFHDVEPILQSKCSGCHRPGEAGPFPLLKYEDFTKRLNFIREVVSTGYMPPWRADTSYSCFANQRGLTAAEKTKILAWIDNKAPKGNAPKKQAVNTAVDKQRAPDLVLQVKDAFLVKGDNKERFIEFKVPFELPAEKSIEAVEFVTNNRKIIHHINYGFYDVPDKAIDLNAGINVINTDEDRINRIAFDHYKKKMVYYTGWIPGSSAEYYPKEFGWMLPRRGVVIFTTHYAAVAANEESVIGVNLYFKDAPIQRPVRIISLGSGGVGERDIDPIFMIPANEERTFTLKMKTPEEQSLLYVWPHMHFLGKSFEAYVVTPASDTIRLISIPQWDFRWQELYRFKKPVKVPRNSVIYMKGTYDNTKNNPQNPSNPPKFVFSEGSMNSKDEMFTLLLIYAQYQAGDESMELD